One genomic region from Spirulina subsalsa PCC 9445 encodes:
- the cas8c gene encoding type I-C CRISPR-associated protein Cas8c/Csd1: MLLKALADYAQRINPTPAMYGPSPVRWVISLTLDGQLRGDLLTPLGDKKNKRGEPKILPHINRSSGISPKLLADTGEYVLGIPKPKSKPNRIADCHQQFKDLARHCAEVTQEPIVKAIVQFLDQWEPDRNRHLLPPDFDPSMVITFQVMTPSGPVIPAEDKAQLTSIQQFWANYTGGTDKGENLGWCLVSGNYGPVEQRLPFTIKGVPGGQASGTALVSANSKAFESYGLANSLTSPISRDAGEAFAKALNHLLKERDSHLRISDKAVYAWWTKEATGFDLFSFLDKPSDEQAQAQVKDLIAGLKKQPNVTALEQLEQDRFYAVALTANNARTVVRSWLNITLAEVRQNLGQWFRAQQVVSPTGEDPKLFGLYALAACAYRDVSKEMLPRMPTALFFAALQGKPLPDDLLASVVRRIRVDSDNKMTHPRAALIKLYLTFKDIIPMSETESMSQLNLQPPLEGADLTAYHCGRLLAQLEQIQRTALGKEINATLVDRYYGAMSTTPGKVMGVLIQGAQAHLSKIRKNNPGAHHNLQLELEEIYSHIQPDQGHFPHNFTMQQQSIFALGYYHQRAHNNGQAKRQKNKKDG; encoded by the coding sequence ATGCTCCTTAAAGCCCTCGCTGACTATGCCCAGCGCATCAACCCCACCCCCGCCATGTATGGCCCCTCTCCAGTCCGTTGGGTGATTAGTCTCACCCTCGATGGTCAACTCCGGGGTGATCTACTCACCCCCCTCGGGGATAAAAAAAACAAACGGGGAGAGCCGAAAATCCTGCCCCATATTAATCGCAGTTCCGGCATTAGTCCCAAACTCCTCGCCGATACGGGGGAATATGTTCTCGGCATCCCCAAACCCAAATCAAAACCGAACCGCATTGCCGACTGTCATCAACAATTTAAAGACCTCGCCCGTCACTGTGCCGAAGTGACCCAAGAGCCTATAGTCAAGGCCATTGTTCAGTTTCTGGACCAGTGGGAGCCAGACCGCAATCGCCACCTTCTCCCCCCCGACTTCGACCCCAGCATGGTCATCACCTTTCAAGTCATGACCCCCAGCGGCCCCGTTATCCCCGCCGAAGACAAAGCCCAATTAACCAGCATCCAACAATTTTGGGCCAACTATACCGGGGGAACAGACAAAGGGGAAAATCTCGGCTGGTGTTTAGTCTCCGGCAACTATGGCCCTGTTGAGCAACGGCTCCCCTTCACCATTAAAGGGGTTCCCGGCGGTCAAGCATCCGGCACCGCCTTAGTTTCCGCCAACTCCAAAGCCTTTGAATCCTACGGCCTCGCCAACTCCCTCACCTCCCCCATTTCCCGCGATGCAGGGGAAGCTTTCGCCAAAGCCCTCAATCACCTGCTCAAAGAACGAGATTCCCACCTCCGCATCAGCGATAAAGCCGTTTATGCCTGGTGGACCAAAGAAGCCACAGGATTTGATCTCTTTAGCTTCTTAGATAAACCCAGTGATGAACAAGCCCAAGCCCAAGTCAAAGACCTCATCGCTGGGCTAAAAAAACAGCCCAATGTCACCGCCTTAGAGCAACTGGAACAAGACCGCTTTTATGCCGTAGCCCTGACAGCCAACAATGCCCGCACCGTCGTCCGGAGTTGGCTCAATATCACCCTGGCCGAAGTACGGCAAAACCTCGGCCAGTGGTTTCGGGCGCAACAGGTGGTGAGTCCTACCGGGGAAGATCCCAAACTCTTTGGCCTCTATGCCTTAGCCGCCTGTGCCTATCGGGATGTGAGCAAGGAAATGTTGCCCCGAATGCCCACCGCCTTGTTTTTCGCCGCCTTGCAGGGAAAACCCCTGCCTGATGACCTCCTAGCCAGCGTTGTGCGCCGAATTCGGGTCGATAGTGACAACAAAATGACCCATCCCCGCGCCGCGTTAATCAAGCTTTACCTTACGTTTAAGGACATCATCCCGATGAGTGAAACAGAATCCATGAGCCAATTAAATTTACAGCCTCCCCTAGAAGGGGCTGACCTCACCGCCTATCACTGCGGCCGTCTACTGGCACAACTGGAACAAATCCAGCGCACCGCCTTGGGTAAAGAAATCAACGCCACCCTTGTAGATCGTTACTACGGGGCAATGTCTACCACGCCGGGGAAGGTTATGGGGGTGTTAATCCAAGGCGCACAGGCTCACCTGAGCAAAATTCGGAAAAATAATCCCGGCGCTCACCACAATTTACAACTGGAACTGGAGGAAATTTATAGTCATATCCAACCGGATCAGGGGCATTTTCCCCATAACTTCACCATGCAGCAACAAAGTATTTTTGCTCTCGGTTACTACCATCAACGCGCCCATAATAATGGGCAAGCGAAGAGGCAAAAAAACAAGAAAGATGGCTAA
- a CDS encoding type II toxin-antitoxin system HicA family toxin, with the protein MSKLEKLIEQFLRDPPEILFNDVQYLLESFGFEQQHSKGSHHTFRNSDGLKITIPKKGGKMVKGIYVKQIVKLLNLENWNDENAD; encoded by the coding sequence ATGAGCAAACTTGAAAAGCTAATTGAGCAATTTTTAAGAGATCCACCAGAAATTCTATTTAATGATGTCCAGTATCTTTTAGAATCCTTTGGCTTTGAACAACAACACTCTAAGGGAAGTCATCACACCTTCCGTAACTCAGACGGGCTGAAAATTACCATACCCAAAAAGGGCGGAAAAATGGTTAAAGGCATATACGTGAAACAAATTGTCAAACTACTAAATTTGGAGAACTGGAATGATGAAAACGCAGATTAA
- a CDS encoding type II toxin-antitoxin system HicB family antitoxin: MMKTQIKPETLEDYLNLKYPITLYPEPDGGYTVMLADLPGCLSQGDTLEEAIVNIQEAKVAWIQTAWDYGDEIPLPTTL, from the coding sequence ATGATGAAAACGCAGATTAAACCTGAAACTTTGGAAGACTATCTCAATTTGAAGTATCCGATTACTCTATATCCTGAACCTGATGGCGGCTATACGGTGATGCTGGCTGACTTACCCGGATGTCTTTCCCAAGGTGACACTCTTGAGGAAGCTATTGTCAATATTCAAGAGGCAAAAGTTGCCTGGATTCAGACGGCTTGGGACTATGGAGATGAGATCCCACTTCCAACTACACTCTGA
- the cas7c gene encoding type I-C CRISPR-associated protein Cas7/Csd2, with translation MSIHTDPNRRHDFVLLFDVLDGNPNGDPDGGNLPRTDAETMQGLVTDVCLKRKVRNYVEVYSEYEATEAEKERLKIFVEHHGVLNEQIRRAYVGSGLPVSEPVSDVIKEEKVLTALRNLADELPSAFAIEDEEEGDNVVSTLTYSGELSAEELKEEYKQLEEFSDWKVAKKFVEGLVKKSGKPAKTGQNIETAKQWMCANFYDVRMFGAVMSTGLNAGQVRGPVQLTFARSIDPVLPLDWSITRMAVTEAKEDRVNLQTMGRKTQIPYGLYRGFGFFSPFLAQQTGVTEEDLALFWQAIQGMWELDRSASRGLMALRGLYIFSHEKRLGNAPAHKLFDRITVESGSNAPRSFKDYQVVINKEDLPEGVELTELV, from the coding sequence ATGTCTATTCATACCGATCCCAACCGCCGTCATGATTTTGTCCTGCTTTTTGATGTGTTGGACGGCAACCCTAACGGAGATCCAGATGGGGGAAATTTACCTCGGACTGATGCGGAAACCATGCAGGGTTTAGTGACGGATGTTTGTTTAAAGCGAAAAGTGCGGAATTATGTTGAGGTTTACAGCGAGTATGAAGCGACGGAAGCGGAGAAAGAACGGCTGAAAATTTTTGTGGAACATCACGGGGTTCTCAATGAGCAAATTCGTCGGGCTTATGTGGGTTCAGGGTTGCCTGTCAGTGAACCAGTTTCTGATGTGATTAAGGAGGAAAAAGTCCTAACTGCTTTGCGGAATTTAGCCGATGAATTACCTTCGGCTTTTGCCATTGAAGATGAAGAAGAGGGGGATAATGTTGTTTCGACGTTGACTTATAGTGGGGAACTTTCGGCTGAGGAATTAAAGGAAGAGTATAAGCAATTGGAAGAGTTCAGCGATTGGAAAGTAGCGAAAAAATTTGTTGAGGGGTTAGTCAAAAAATCAGGTAAGCCTGCTAAAACAGGTCAGAATATTGAGACAGCGAAACAGTGGATGTGTGCCAATTTTTATGATGTGCGAATGTTTGGGGCAGTCATGAGTACAGGATTAAATGCGGGTCAGGTGCGGGGGCCAGTCCAGTTAACATTTGCTCGTTCTATTGATCCGGTTTTGCCGTTGGATTGGTCGATTACCCGCATGGCTGTTACGGAGGCGAAGGAGGATCGGGTCAATTTACAAACAATGGGACGGAAAACCCAGATTCCCTATGGTTTGTATCGTGGTTTTGGGTTTTTCTCGCCATTTTTGGCACAACAAACGGGGGTAACGGAGGAGGATTTAGCTTTATTTTGGCAAGCGATTCAAGGGATGTGGGAGTTAGATCGGAGTGCGAGTCGAGGGTTGATGGCGTTGCGGGGGTTATATATTTTTTCCCATGAAAAGCGGTTAGGAAATGCTCCGGCTCACAAATTATTTGATCGGATTACGGTGGAGTCTGGGAGTAATGCGCCTCGGTCGTTTAAGGATTATCAAGTGGTGATCAATAAGGAGGATTTACCGGAGGGAGTGGAATTAACGGAGTTGGTTTGA